The following proteins come from a genomic window of Euwallacea fornicatus isolate EFF26 chromosome 9, ASM4011564v1, whole genome shotgun sequence:
- the hyd gene encoding E3 ubiquitin-protein ligase hyd isoform X1, which translates to MSSLQYVVHPLPGTEEQFIDRLKEVADRINRLGHTLHPVLSSLRVGIKKICLSSTSIALLLDDGRICRISYNILSDRLDLSKNDSKRSWLLRSSGGAGGASGGGSGSSGGTGGKPTNGGRGCRTRANTRLIPGQRASRGGTNGSSRGAPVIIGTSASGSARPMVTVPAPYVPEELVSQAQVVLQGKSRNLIIRELQRTNLDVNLAVNNLLSRDDEEGEEGDDAADSYVPEDLISLLDGGFHSDHSVIIDADAMFSEDMFGYAGIRNRSGGGRTGRLSDRDATSGGGSGADRDRENFSRWRDRQYFGPRKWLETALRDNPYEKDADHKKKDSACPLWISDDLEFWPEPAPKFSQIATLYSELIALSSNGQLYQWKWNEHEPYKHPENPNIHHPKTIALNLVNEKVVHLSGCSTRCSVATESGKVATWLDELLAPASNKLEHAAQAYTEFLSDRISALFTCPLYTVAKLESGALYWWGVLPFAQRKRLWEKYRAKCRKQRPSSNQSEIVAGSQVCMKNSPMYQPGAVGFTVSAGVPKIGQLQNAAWTLSDTCTFKIMNVQVQASGEKPKEEARPGSSGSSLYVFKKGSSNKRSEDTLTESSGSNSKSSNSKENTDRLDMPPPPSPASSTCSDTGSTSKRQKKLVVTVSDINLDTRKDEEEWHLRDVIFVEDMRNIPTGRVLKVDGAYAAVRFPSTHSREKEGVKDLDDIFQDCRLMRKDDLQVIKSSSTSRVPDCFQKTPRRIQMSENIGQILTIAVDGLGIHSVVRNGTKLTYCIFNISTGRVEQENPLPSDTTAFMGLCPPLINLTCAGESNQTVLILRDGNNTIYPLAKDCADAIRDPQFLDLPPVKCVAASTVAVPSTSLNMKNQVALVVFALEQQVLMPKILRCDIEGVRQVLGQLDQDLKLNTVTRPSILTERCDGNRNIFHAVLNMCTPPSNKDSDTIQEDPIRYIQVQEDQIPTQSWPPETFDVASGDEDSIMSLGSSAANKGSSHNHSLSNTIVHPSERRSNAMQILHFLLYESSTIESHLIELLCAKDAQGQTPFMLAVSSRSYPAALEIFERIMKLGTAQEREEMIFPKGSNADHSPLHVLCCNDTCSFTWTGAEHINQDIFECRTCGLTGTLCCCTECARVCHKGHDCKLKRTSPTAYCDCWEKCKCKALIMGNQSVRYELLSRLVKDTNLVCLPNSRGESILLFLVQTVGRQNQEQRQFSKSRPRTSSRNKTPSSDIESDMPEHDLEPPRFSRRALECLLSDWKAVKSMIMSGMREPGDLQASLNDQPYVSGQSGTTLLDKFTHCFLVKCQMSTDVLAETLIKEMKNPDKKLSDLARFVARRFVRSVVRIFVIFSIEMAPTSSKRRVLNNQNQPLIRCKRLFQSLSKLAIEELCETADSLIAPVRLGVARPTAPFSLATSPNDVLNGSEELFLVDPLAPSTSRQNSQSTSVAFPYLNESIRRSQAARELLNIIDSEGLGMAVDNDDDVASDHEDHQTERDLSLVGQAPSLAESENQEAPADQPEGRLQGEESDPELDLLAETESDSDDNHSNQDAASAQRSVQTGATAGSDSGGLLLFPEDESGESSQQEEEESEAGTDEPDNEEYVTEEQLERRRSRYSTAAGGSGQRSNLAPQNMQWAIRSRESGRSTGVRLANGSNLVFIDPTSLRRSTTGSATVAASSEPITMATTASCLARAFGIVVRQIADLLSTVSNNSSTGIPSSSYMGVSQDDICNVQIYLEFRLKSTWDWLLTVMDATEAQLKFGASLTNSLENGGVSVTTNSSTSSSSASGIGTQLHPTSAGSGGGHRRVPVRSLLASLADLVGSSSGVVRSSRAHALAGAAGGSVGSRIVGFTTNVENSRTRPDRDGDGHAARREFLSYCLSLMRAHNSEHLDSLPILDVSALKHVAYVFDALIYYMRSGMLDNRDEDIRSQNNMLPLPPCYDQDENENEEADEDIAVNMDTDSLDDQEVSNLASNISSNLNSSSQHGFSGKGRKHSFFQRSESTLCLGCPPPDPFETPMSEALPLADQPHLLQPNARREDLFGIPKQPITLSSTGNSDNPLEQLPTKLSLSTRTTEYAMRQPAHANHPISNALNVMGPNPLTYPKNYNPDAEVTREVQIQTEPSLASTSREPQPGPSSGSLSPHKDQKKRTMQPFESLLAAIGNKASEEAINEKPQDLSARNIPVSSIPLPPDVPQSSRPQIIVSPRKSEIPMDCNSQDSLVESTDRIATDVNLSLPGSSRSPGKSVIVRAGSSMVNTQSQKSNDSDIMMDVQQPETLENQEISANVTVVTTSVSQEPSKSPTIGQVVSHDLLLGRWRLSLDLFGRVFMEDVGLEPGSIVSELGGFPVKEAKFRRDMEKLRNNQQRDLTLSKIERDRTQLLMQTFKELNTQYSSYNRRNSSSPPLAVNKVKVTFKDEPGEGSGVARSFYTAIAEAILSNEKLPSLEAVQVVDSKYSQYNVLQRVKDRRIKKFRGSLPRLRQRDREILRRSLPSRGSGRNRDHHRRTMSVDARPFVPAENMHHNADAPSMPDLSAGPGSGGVNSLPNEHLTTHQQQLGDRLYPKVYNLHPTFAGRITGMLLELSPAQLLLLLASEESLRSKVEEAVEMILAHSQSHADMGSDSLLDFERGSRKSTGSRGVNSDNSVLEEGASEEEDIAPLFYCPGKRGFYAPRQGKATFERLNAFRNVGRLLGLCLLQNELCPIFLTRHVLKSILGRPIKFHDLAFFDPVVYESLRQLVVDAETKDGYSLFSALDLNFTIDLGPEEGGGTMEIVPNGKEIEVTASNVYDYVRKYAKYRMIKVQEKAIESIRTGVFDVLPEGSLDGLTAEDLRLLLNGVGDINVQVLISYTSFNDESGESGERLVKFKRWLWSIVEKMTHLERQDLVYFWTGSPALPASEDGFQPMPSVTIRPADDAHLPTANTCISRLYIPLYSSRTVLRQKLLLAIKIKNFGFV; encoded by the exons ATGAGTTCTTTACAATATGTAGTGCATCCGTTACCTGGTACCGAAGAACAGTTCATTGATAG GCTCAAGGAAGTTGCAGATAGAATTAATCGCCTAGGGCATACTCTTCATCCAGTTTTGTCAAGTCTTCGTGTTGGTATTAAGAAGATTTGTCTCAGTTCCACTTCAATTGCTTTGTTGTTAGATGACGGTAGAATATGCCGGATTTCTTACAATATTCTCTCTGACAGATTAGACTTGAGcaaaaatgattcaaaaag ATCTTGGTTGTTGCGCAGTTCAGGGGGGGCTGGAGGAGCTTCGGGCGGAGGTTCTGGTTCAAGTGGCGGAACAGGTGGAAAACCCACCAATGGAGGACGAGGTTGCCGAACTAGGGCTAATACCAGACTCATTCCTGGACAAAGAGCTAGTAGGGGAGGTACTAATGGAA GTAGTCGAGGTGCGCCTGTCATAATAGGAACTTCTGCATCAGGCAGTGCAAGGCCTATGGTGACAGTCCCAGCTCCTTATGTTCCTGAAGAACTTGTATCCCAAGCTCAAGTTGTACTACAGGGGAAAAGcaggaatttaataattagagAATTGCAA AGGACCAATTTAGACGTAAATCTCGCAGTAAACAATCTTTTATCGCGCGACGACGAAGAAGGCGAGGAAGGTGACGACGCAGCTGACTCTTACGTCCCGGAAGATCTAATTTCATTACTCGATGGGGGATTTCATTCCGATCATTCAGTCATCATCGATGCCGATGCTATGTTTTCTGAAGACATGTTTGGATATGCTGGAATTAGGAA tCGCAGCGGTGGAGGTCGCACTGGGAGACTCTCAGATAGAGATGCAACTTCAGGTGGAGGTAGTGGTGCGGATAGAGATAGAGAAAACTTTTCCAGATGGCGCGACAGGCAATATTTCGGTCCGAGAAAGTGGTTGGAAACTGCATTGAGAGACAATCCTTATGAAAAGGATGCag ATCACAAGAAAAAAGACAGTGCATGTCCCCTTTGGATATCAGATGATTTGGAGTTTTGGCCAGAGCCGGCTCCCAAATTCTCTCAAATTGCTACTTTATACAGTGAACTTATAGCTCTATCTAGCAATGGACAACTTTATCAATGGAAGTGGAATGAGCATGAGCCTTACAAACATCCAGAG AACCCTAATATTCATCACCCAAAGACTATAGCCCTGAATTTGGTAAATGAAAAAGTGGTTCATCTCTCGGGTTGTTCCACCCGTTGTTCAGTTGCCACTGAAAGCGGCAAAGTAGCAACATGGCTAGACGAGTTGCTGGCCCCTGCTTCAAATAAATTGGAGCATGCCGCACAAGCGTACACAGAGTTCTTGAGTGATCGAATATCTGCCTTGTTTACTTGTCCCTTGTACACTGTTGCCAAGTTGGAAAGCGGAGCTTTATATTGGTG GGGAGTTTTGCCGTTCGCACAGCGCAAGCGTTTGTGGGAAAAATACAGGGCGAAATGTCGAAAGCAGCGTCCTTCATCAAACCAATCGGAGATCGTTGCCGGTTCTCAGGTGTGCATGAAAAATAGTCCGATGTATCAGCCAGGCGCCGTTG GTTTTACAGTATCTGCTGGAGTTCCCAAAATCGGTCAATTACAAAATGCAGCCTGGACATTAAGTGATACTtgcacttttaaaataatgaatgtgCAAGTACAAGCTTCCGGCGAAAAACCCAAGGAAGAGGCAAGGCCAGGGTCAAGTGGTTCTAGCTTAt ATGTTTTTAAGAAAGGTTCGTCCAACAAACGGTCTGAGGATACCCTTACTGAAT CTTCGGGTTCAAACTCAAAATCCTCTAATTCCAAAGAAAATACAGACAGACTGGATATGCCTCCGCCTCCATCTCCCGCATCCAGTACCTGTAGCGACACTGGAAGCACAAGTA AGCGTCAAAAGAAGTTGGTGGTAACGGTTTCCGATATAAATCTGGACACTCGCAAAGACGAAGAAGAGTGGCATTTGCGTGATGTGATTTTCGTCGAAGATATGCGTAATATACCCACGGGACGCGTGCTCAAAGTAGATGGAGCATATGCTGCGGTTCGTTTTCCATCTACACATTCTCGTGAAAAGGAAGGTGTAAAGGATTTGGATGATATCTTTCAGGATTGTCGTTTAATGAGAAAAGATGATCTTCAG GTAATAAAGTCGAGTTCCACCTCGAGAGTGCCGGACTGCTTTCAGAAAACACCTCGGAGGATTCAGATGTCTGAAAACATCGGACAAATTTTAACTATTGCAGTTGACGGGTTGGGGATTCATTCAGTTGTGCGTAATGGCACGAAGCTCACCTATTGCATTTTCAACATCAGCACTGGTCGTGTGGAGCAAGAAAATCCCTTGCCTAGCGATACAACAGCCTTTATGGGTCTTTGTCCTCCATTGATAAATCTTACTTGCGCCGGAGAG AGCAATCAGACAGTCCTGATACTGCGAGATGGGAACAACACTATTTATCCTCTAGCCAAGGACTGCGCTGATGCAATACGCGACCCTCAATTTCTTGATTTGCCTCCAGTTAAATGTGTAGCTGCTAGTACTGTAGCCGTTCCGAGTACAAGCCTTAACATGAAAAATCAAGTTGCTTTAGTGGTTTTTGCTTTGGAGCAGCAGGTGTTAATGCCCAAGATCCTAAGGTGTGATATTGAAGGTGTCAGACAG GTTTTAGGGCAATTGGATCAAGATCTTAAATTAAATACTGTTACAAGACCGTCGATTTTGACTGAGAGATGCGACGGGAACAGGAATATATTTCATGCTGTTTTGAATATGTGTACTCCCCCATCAAATAAAGATAGTGATACTATACAGGAAGATCCGATTAGGTATATTCAGGTTCAGGAGGATCAAATTCCCACCCAGAGCTGGCCGCCAGAGACTTTTGACGTAGCATCTg GCGATGAGGACAGTATAATGAGCCTTGGCAGCAGTGCAGCCAACAAAGGCAGTAGTCACAATCACAGCTTATCCAACACCATTGTGCATCCTTCAGAACGTCGCTCGAATGCAATGCAGATTCTCCACTTTCTTCTCTATGAATCCAGTACTATTGAAAGTCATTTAATAGAGTTACTGTGCGCCAAAGACGCGCAAGGTCAAACCCCGTTCATGCTCGCAGTTTCCTCACGAAGCTATCCGGCTGcccttgaaatttttgaaagaataATGAAGCTCGGAACTGCCCAAGAACGTGAAGAAATGATTTTCCCCAAGGGATCTAACGCAGACCATTCACCTCTTCATGTATTGTGCTGCAACGATACTTGCAGCTTTACTTGGACCGGTGCTGAACACATTAATCAAGACATATTTGAATGCAGAACTTGCGGGTTGACGGGAACTTTGTGCTGTTGCACGGAATGCGCCAGGGTTTGCCATAAAGGTCACGATTGCAAATTGAAGAGAACCTCACCTACGGCTTATTGTGACTGCTGGGAGAAGTGTAAATGTAAAGCCCTTATTATGGGCAATCAGTCTGTGAGATACGAATTGTTAAGCAGGCTGGTTAAGGACACAAATTTAGTGTGCCTGCCCAATTCTAGGGGTGAAAGTATTTTGCTGTTCCTAGTGCAGACTGTGGGCAGACAAAACCAGGAACAGAGACAGTTTAGTAAGTCTAGGCCGCGCACTAGTTCGCGGAATAAGACTCCGTCTTCGGATATTGAGTCTGATATGCCCGAACATGACTTGGAACCGCCGCGATTTAGTCGAAGGGCGCTGGAATGCTTGCTCTCCGATTGGAAGGCAGTCAAGAGTATGATTATGTCTGGAATGAGAGAGCCTGGTGATTTACAGGCAAGT CTTAATGATCAGCCCTATGTGTCTGGCCAATCCGGAACAACGTTATTGGATAAATTTACTCACTGCTTTCTAGTCAAGTGCCAAATGTCGACTGATGTACTGGcagaaactttaataaaagaaatgaaaaatcctGATAAAAAGCTTAGTGATTTGGCCAG ATTTGTGGCCAGAAGATTCGTCCGGTCAGTGGTGCGCATTTTCGTAATATTTAGCATAGAAATGGCCCCAACTTCTTCAAAAAGGCGTGTTTTAAACAATCAAAATCAGCCGTTAATACGGTGCAAGAGGCTGTTTCAATCGTTGAGCAAATTAGCTATTGAAGAATTGTGTGAAACGGCAGATTCACTGATAGCTCCGGTGAGATTGGGCGTCGCAAGACCTACTGCTCCCTTTTCGTTAGCAACCTCACCAAATGATGTTCTAAAT GGATCAGAAGAGTTGTTCTTAGTCGATCCTCTGGCACCCAGCACATCCAGACAAAACAGTCAAAGCACATCAGTAGCCTTCCCTTATTTAAATGAATCTATAAGAAGGTCTCAGGCCGCTAGGGAATTGTTGAATATCATCGATTCAGAAg GCCTTGGCATGGCAGTTGATAATGATGATGACGTCGCATCGGACCATGAAGATCATCAGACAGAGCGGGACTTGAGTTTGGTGGGCCAGGCTCCATCTTTGGCGGAAAGCGAGAATCAGGAAGCTCCTGCTGACCAACCAGAAGGACGGTTGCAG GGCGAGGAGTCAGACCCAGAATTGGACCTTTTGGCTGAAACTGAAAGCGACAGCGACGATAATCATAGCAATCAGGACGCGGCTAGTGCACAAAGGTCCGTCCAGACTGGTGCTACAGCAGGCAGTGATTCAG GAGGTCTGCTGTTATTCCCTGAAGATGAAAGCGGCGAATCAAGTCAACAGGAAGAAGAGGAAAGTGAGGCTGGTACCGACGAACCTGATAATGAGGAATATGTGACGGAAGAACAATTGGAGAGGCGTAG AAGCCGTTACAGCACTGCCGCCGGCGGCTCAGGTCAACGTTCGAATCTCGCACCGCAGAACATGCAGTGGGCGATCAGGTCTAGGGAATCAGGACGGTCAACTGGAGTCCGTTTAGCGAACGGCTCAAATCTGGTGTTTATAGATCCCACTTCTTTGAGAAGATCAACTACGGGAAGTGCTACGGTTGCTGCTAGTTCGGAACCCATTACCATGGCCACAACTGCCAGTTGTTTGGCGAGAGCGTTTG GAATCGTGGTGCGACAAATTGCAGATCTCCTTTCCACTGTTTCTAATAATTCAAGTACAGGAATTCCCTCATCCTCCTATATGGGAGTATCTCAAGACGATATCTGCAACGTGCAG ATCTACCTAGAATTCCGTTTAAAATCCACATGGGATTGGCTGCTAACCGTAATGGACGCTACCGAAGCCCAACTGAAATTCGGTGCATCTTTAACCAACTCTTTGGAGAATGGAGGCGTGAGTGTTACCACAAATAGTAGCACTTCATCGTCGAGCGCCTCAGGAATCGGCACTCAGCTACACCCGACGTCAGCAGGCTCAGGAGGTGGGCATCGTCGAGTGCCTGTTCGCTCCCTTTTAGCCTCACTTGCTGATTTAG TAGGTTCCAGTTCGGGGGTGGTGAGATCAAGTAGGGCTCATGCCTTAGCGGGTGCTGCAGGTGGATCCGTGGGTAGTCGTATTGTTGGATTTACTACGAATGTGGAAAATAGCCGGACTCGGCCAGATAGGGATG GTGACGGTCACGCCGCAAGGAGGGAGTTTTTGTCATATTGCTTGTCTTTAATGCGTGCCCACAACAGTGAACATCTGGATTCGTTGCCAATATTGGACGTATCGGCCCTTAAGCATGTGGCTTACGTGTTTGACGCTTTAATCTATTACATGCGTTCTGGAATGCTAGATAATAG GGACGAAGATATAAGAAGCCAGAACAATATGTTGCCATTGCCGCCATGTTATGATCAGGACGAAAACGAGAATGAAGAAGCGGATGAAGATATTGCCGTGAACATGGATACAGACTCACTTGATGATCAGGAAGTATCGAACTTGGCCAGTAACATATCCAGCAACCTGAACAGCTCATCCCAACATGGGTTTAGCGGGAAGGGACGGAAGCATAGTTTTTTCCAG AGATCAGAATCAACATTGTGTTTGGGTTGTCCTCCTCCCGATCCTTTCGAAACTCCAATGTCTGAAGCCCTGCCATTGGCAGATCAACCCCATCTTCTGCAGCCGAATGCTCGTCGTGAGGATCTATTTGGCATTCCCAAACAACCTATAACTTTAAGTTCCACAG GGAACTCTGATAATCCACTGGAGCAATTACCAACAAAACTAAGTTTATCAACTAGAACTACAGAATACGCAATGCGGCAGCCGGCTCACGCCAACCATCCTATTTCAAATGCCCTTAACGTCATGGGTCCTAATCCTTTAACGTACCCCAAAAACTACAACCCAGATGCTGAAGTAACTAGAGAAGTGCAg ATTCAAACGGAGCCAAGCCTGGCAAGCACTTCAAGAGAGCCCCAACCGGGGCCTAGTAGCGGAAGTTTGTCCCCGCACAAAGACCAAAAGAAGAGGACCATGCAGCCCTTTGAAAGCCTGCTGGCAGCTATCGGTAATAAAGCTAGTG aGGAGGCCATTAACGAAAAGCCACAAGACCTGTCGGCGAGAAATATTCCAGTGTCATCGATCCCATTGCCTCCTGACGTGCCTCAAAGTTCCAGACCTCAAATAATAGTTTCACCGAGAAAATCTGAAATTCCAATGGACTGCAATAGTCAAGATTCG TTGGTTGAAAGCACAGATCGTATCGCAACCGATGTCAATTTATCCCTTCCAGGATCGTCGAGAAGTCCTGGTAAAAGTGTAATTGTTCGAGCTGGATCATCAATG GTGAACACCCAGAGTCAGAAATCGAACGATTCCGATATTATGATGGACGTGCAGCAGCCGGAAACGTTGGAAAATCAAGAGATTTCTGCCAATGTTACAGTGGTGACAACCTCTGTGAGTCAGGAACCTTCCAAATCACCGACAATTGGGCAGGTTGTGTCTCATGATTTGCTGTTAG GGCGTTGGAGATTATCCTTGGATCTGTTCGGCCGCGTATTCATGGAAGACGTTGGTTTAGAACCAGGTTCAATCGTGTCCGAATTAGGCGGATTTCCCGTCAAAGAAGCCAAATTCAGGCGGGACATGGAAAAATTGAGGAACAACCAACAGAGAGATTTGACATTGTCAAAAATCGAGCGTGATCGTACTCAACTTTTAATGCAAACTTTCAAGGAACTTAATACGCAGTACAGTAGTTACAATCGAAGAAATTCTTCTTCTCCCCCTTTAGCAGTCAATAA AGTTAAAGTTACATTTAAAGACGAGCCAGGTGAGGGTAGCGGCGTAGCCCGAAGTTTCTATACTGCAATAGCTGAGGCTATCTTGTCCAATGAAAAATTACCCAGCTTGGAAGCAGTTCAAGTGGTGGATAGCAAGTACAGTCAGTACAATGTTCTTCAGAG GGTGAAGGACagacgaattaaaaaattcaggggTTCACTACCGAGACTGCGGCAACGGGACAGGGAGATCCTCCGACGGTCGTTGCCTTCTAGAGGTTCCGGTAGGAACCGTGACCATCACAGACGCACAATGAGTGTTGATGCGAGGCCATTTGTCCCCGCCGAGAATATGCATCACAACGCGGATGCTCCGTCTATGCCAGACCTGTCTGCTGGTCCAGGTTCGGGAGGAGTCAATTCTCTCCCCAACGAACATTTAACAACGCACCAGCAGCAGCTCGGAGACAGATTGTACCCGAAGGTTTATAATTTGCATCCGACTTTTGCCGGTAGGATAACCG GGATGTTGTTAGAGTTGTCTCCAGCACAGTTACTTCTGCTTTTGGCTTCGGAAGAATCTTTGCGATCAAAAGTAGAGGAAGCGGTGGAAATGATACTCGCACATTCTCAGTCTCATGCCGATATGGGTTCGGATTCTCTATTAG aTTTCGAACGCGGTTCGAGAAAAAGCACTGGTTCCCGAGGCGTCAACTCGGATAATTCTGTTCTAGAAGAGGGTGCTTCGGAAGAAGAAGATATTGCGCCTCTATTTTATTGTCCAGGAAAGAGGGGATTCTACGCACCCAGACAAGGCAAGGCTACCTTTGAAAGGTTGAATGCCTTTAGGAACGTGGGAAG GTTGTTGGGTTTGTGTTTGTTGCAAAACGAACTTTGCCCGATATTTCTAACACGCCACGTACTGAAGTCCATTCTGGGGCGACCCATAAAATTCCACGATTTAGCCTTTTTTGATCCTGTAGTTTACGAATCTCTCAGGCAATTGGTAGTAGATGCCGAGACTAAGGATGGCTATAGTTTGTTTTCGGCTTTGGATTTGAATTTCAC AATTGATTTAGGACCAGAAGAAGGTGGCGGTACCATGGAAATTGTACCTAACGGAAAAGAAATTGAAGTAACGGCAAGCAATGTGTACGATTATGTTCGGAAGTACGCCAAATACAGAATGATTAAAGTTCAGGAAAAAGCAATAGAA AGCATTCGTACTGGAGTATTCGACGTCCTCCCTGAAGGGTCTCTCGACGGATTAACTGCAGAAGACTTAAGACTACTCTTGAATGGGGTGGGTGATATTAACGTGCAGGTGCTGATTTCTTACACATCCTTCAACGACGAATCTGGAGAGAGTGGCGAAAGACTTGTCAAATTCAAGAGATGGCTGTGGTCTATCGTAGAGAAAATGACGCACTTAGAAAGACAAGATTTG gtttatttttGGACTGGATCCCCAGCTTTACCGGCTAGCGAAGATGGCTTCCAGCCGATGCCCTCAGTGACTATTAGGCCCGCCGATGACGCTCATCTTCCCACCGCCAATACGTGCATTTCACGTCTTTACATACCGCTTTACAGCAGCCGGACAGTTCTAAGACAAAAGCTGTTGCTGGcaatcaaaataaagaatttcgGCTTTGTTTGA